One genomic segment of Brassica napus cultivar Da-Ae chromosome A3, Da-Ae, whole genome shotgun sequence includes these proteins:
- the LOC125591209 gene encoding putative F-box protein At4g38870, with the protein METQMMKLTKGSVKTDSLPIDLMMEILKRLPVKTLIRFMSVSKLWASTIRSRDFMKLFMDVSLTRPKGLLFLFGRSGCCGLVLSQNTHESSLVTIFRVSCYSPQWSTVSPSVHGLICYAQATRLVIYNPCTRRSITLPEINTWRTRPIRYYLGYDPIENGYKVLCAMLGGGVHDLVKEFRVLTVGTESSWKMIKNNIISHAPLGRELCISGILYYQAFTGRKKDLTIMSFDVRSEKLYPIKGPITLLCSKSSKLISYEGKLGVIFYIENGVSLCVLEDAAKEEWSTKTFVLSTAVPPINWNGKCTETDTSEIILAPLLLRASELEDGPWWSGYVVMESLVPLRPNAVDQIEIQGA; encoded by the exons ATGGAAACACAAATGATGAAGCTTACCAAGGGAAGCGTCAAGACAGACTCGCTTCCAATTGATCTCATGATGGAGATACTCAAACGGTTGCCGGTTAAAACCCTAATCCGGTTCATGTCCGTATCTAAGCTATGGGCTTCCACCATCCGCAGTCGAGACTTTATGAAGTTATTTATGGATGTGTCTTTGACTAGACCGAAAGGTCTCCTTTTCTTGTTCGGACGTAGTGGATGCTGCGGATTGGTTCTTTCCCAAAACACGCACGAATCATCTCTTGTTACAATTTTCCGTGTGAGTTGCTACTCTCCACAATGGTCTACCGTTTCTCCTTCTGTCCACGGTTTGATTTGCTATGCACAAGCCACTAGACTTGTTATATATAACCCGTGCACTAGACGATCCATTACCTTGCCTGAGATCAATACATGGAGAACACGGCCCATACGCTACTACTTGGGGTATGATCCCATCGAAAATGGTTATAAAGTGTTGTGCGCCATGTTAGGTGGCGGGGTGCACGATTTAGTtaaagagtttagggttttgacAGTGGGAACCGAGAGCTCTTGGAAGatgattaaaaacaatattatttctCACGCTCCTTTGGGACGAGAGTTGTGTATAAGTGGTATTTTGTATTATCAAGCTTTCACGGGCAGAAAGAAGGATTTGACAATCATGAGTTTTGATGTTAGGTCAGAAAAACTTTATCCTATCAAAGGACCTATTACTTTGTTGTGCAGTAAGTCTTCAAAGTTGATAAGCTACGAGGGAAAGCTAGGTGTAATCTTCTATATAGAGAATGGCGTTAGTTTGTGTGTTCTAGAAGATGCTGCTAAGGAGGAATGGTCGACGAAGACTTTTGTTTTGTCTACAGCAGTCCCACCTATTAACTGGAATGGAAAGTGTACTGAGACTGACACCAGTGAGATTATACTTGCACCACTGTTATTGCGTGCATCA GAGCTTGAAGATGGTCCCTGGTGGAGTGGATATGTTGTCATGGAGTCTCTTGTTCCGCTCAGACCAAATGCAGTAGACCAGATTGAGATACAAGGCGCTTGA
- the LOC125595052 gene encoding uncharacterized protein LOC125595052 isoform X1, with amino-acid sequence MTSRHTRRNAQGELVTFTNQELARLERTNRQQPRQTDTTMGDHANQDDLAAAMALMQQQMLQMQQTIQAQQDAAEQAALAQQEQQAQTVPIGQRNLPRNIPTTRSAIVPPLCTRQDFEIKPALIGLVQRKVFSGLSTEIPMEHIESFEKVCSFTRVNGVPPDYITCMLFPFSLDGKAARWLNSLPTGSLTSWEQVRSAFLSHFYSKARTAALRNKITSFKQLTDEPFCDAWERFNDYRRECPHHGFDDDYLLDIFYDGVDWKYQGALNSASNGDFMTQTTDGAFKLIENMAASSANKKEESDCSMKGNSSDAQKIDELTAKVDQLLKNNQGHVFNMEQPTAGHIQNQNQRQPQSNPHVVPANGNSQPDELKGLGMMMQQLLQGQQVQAKALNQVTTEIDTRMGNMFTELNNKYDNLAIHIRKIDVQLAQTVESVKRQQETLPGRTDKNPRTEHCNAIEQPFAETASGAEERAEQSASSGVTAPSEPAETPPSRVYVPKVPYPIPPRHLMDPISEEQLIGFNKMVRRLPKELAFEDALQIRPLLQFFKHCRETQEEIKVLYIKALSTPALKVLPKVDDPGKFVFPCSIAGTTFKDALCDSGSCVNLVSKAIVDDLGIADVERSQLTLTFANSSRAVPYGTIRSLHVQVGECIVPAEFQVVEMNKDHEMPLIFGRTFMATVGATIDMPNKRVCFSNINKKVFYKAVPTRSSSSHASRISVFDVEKLKLFQKRSMVIRVRAGCSLMKILALILLNSEGIQG; translated from the coding sequence atgaccagtagacatactcggagaaacgcacaaggagagttagttacatttaccaaccaggagctagcaaggttagaaagaacaaatcgtcaacagccaaggcaaactgacaccactatgggtgatcacgccaatcaggatgatctcgctgcggctatggcactcatgcagcagcagatgctacaaatgcagcagaccatccaagctcAGCAGGATGCTGCTGAACAGGCTGCTCTCGCGCAGCAAGAACAACAGGCGCAGACTGTTCCAATCGGGCAGAGAAACCTTCCGCGTAACATCCCTACTAcgcgctctgccattgttcctccactctgcaccaggcaggacttcgagatcaagcctgctttgattggtctagtacagagaaaggtgttctctggtctctctacagaaattccaatggagcatattgagagcttcgaaaaagtctgcagtttcactcgcgtgaatggtgttccaccagactacatcacgtgcatgttattcccattctctcttgatggaaaagctgcacggtggttgaactctctccctaccggctctctcacttcatgggaacaggtccgatcagcgttcctcagccatttctactctaaggcgagaacagctgcattgaggaacaagatcacctccttcaaacagctcactgatgagcctttctgcgacgcatgggagcgcttcaatgactatcgcagagaatgtcctcaccatggatttgatgatgattatctcctggacattttctatgatggagtggactggaaataccaaggtgctctaaactctgcgagcaatggagatttcatgactcaaaccactgatggagcgtttaagctgattgagaacatggctgctagctcagctaataagaaagaggagagtgattgctccatgaaagggaacagttctgacgcccagaaaatagatgagctgactgccaaggttgatcagctactgaaaaacaaccaaggACACGTTTTCAACATGGAACAACCTACGGCCGGGCAtattcagaaccagaaccagcgacaaccgcagagcaatcCGCATGTTGTTCCAGCTAACGGGAAcagtcaaccagatgagctgaagggtctgggtatgatgatgcaacagctgttgcaggGTCAGCAGGTTCAGGCCAAGGCGTTGAATCAGGTAACCACGGAAATAGACACCAGGATGGgcaacatgttcactgagctgaataacaagtatgacaatcttgcgatccatataagaaagatcgatgttcagcttgctcaaacagttgagagtgtcaagaggcaacaagagacgcttcctggaagaactgataaaaatcctaggactgagcactgtaatgcaataGAGCAGCCGTTTGCTGAGACTGCTTCAGGCGCAGAAGAGAGAGCAGAGCAGTCTGCTAGCTCTGGAGTGACTGCTCCTAGCGAACCTGCTGAGACTCCACCATCTCGAGTCTATGTTCCCAAGGTTCcctatccaattccacctagacatctgatggatcccattagtgaagagcagctgataggttttaacaagatggtgagaaggctTCCTAAAGAACTTGCATTCGAAGATGCTCTGCAGATTCGTCCATTGCTCCAGTTCTTTAAACACTGTAGAGAGACTCAAGAGGAGATCAAGGTTCTCTATATCAAAGCACTGTCTACACCAGCATTGAAGGTattgcctaaggttgatgatcctggaaagtttgttttcccaTGCTCCATCGCAGGAACAACCTTCAAGGATGCTCTGTGTGACTCTGGTTCTTGTGTGAATCTCGTCTCAAAGGCTATTGTAGACGATTTGGGTATTGCTGATGTTGAGCGTTCTCAGCTGACCCTGacctttgcaaactcttccagagcagtcccatatggaaccatccgcagccttcatgttcaagtaggggaatgcattgttcctgctgagtttcaagttgttgagatgaacaaggatcatgagatgcctttgatatttggaaggacattcatggctactgttggagcaaccatcgatatgcccaacaagagagtctgcttctccaacatcaacaagaaagttttctacaaggctgtacccaccagatcttcctcatcacacgcctctcgcatctcagtgtttgatgtagaaaagctgaagTTGTTCCAGAAAAGGAGCATGGTGATAAGGGTGAGAGCAGGCTGTTCTCTGATGAAGATCCTAGCACTGATCCTACTAAATTCAGAGGGAATTCAAGGGTGA
- the LOC125595052 gene encoding (Z)-3-hexen-1-ol acetyltransferase-like isoform X2 produces the protein MELKIAPPVTSGSLTFKVNRREPELVSPAKPTPRELKLLSDIDDQEGLRFHIPSFFFYRHNPNVYSDPVAVIRRALAQTLVYYYPLAGRLREGPNRKLAVDCTGQGVLFIEADADVTLAEFEEKDALSPPFPCFEELLFDIEGSSEVINAPLILIQVTRLKCGGFIFAIRLNHVMADAGGLSLFIKTIGEFARGCHAPTIPPTWERHLLSARVPPRVTQTHREYDESAAADAEPVIGDGETLVSKSFFFGGAEMSAIRKLLPPDIANRSTGLETLTAFLWRQRTAALRPDANKEMRVIFIVNARPKLKNPTLPRGYYGNAFAFPVAIANARDLTEKPLEFALRLVKEAKASVTEEYMRSLADLMVTKGRPKFLADGAYLISDVRNFADIDLGVWGKPVYGGIGKAGVMDSLGSSFYVSAENREGERGILVPVCLPEKAMQRFVEELEAVFNGQSVVSSGGNKIYRKLIMSCL, from the exons ATGGAGCTGAAAATCGCTCCACCAGTAACCTCCGGCTCACTTACCTTCAAGGTGAACCGACGGGAGCCAGAGTTAGTATCCCCGGCCAAGCCAACACCGAGAGAGCTCAAACTCCTCTCCGACATTGATGACCAAGAAGGACTAAGATTCCATATtccctctttctttttctacagACACAACCCCAATGTTTACTCTGATCCGGTCGCAGTGATTCGGAGAGCCCTGGCCCAGACACTGGTCTACTACTACCCGTTAGCCGGTAGGCTCCGAGAAGGACCGAACCGGAAACTTGCAGTGGACTGTACAGGCCAAGGCGTCTTATTCATAGAGGCAGATGCTGACGTTACACTAGCTGAATTTGAAGAAAAGGATGCTCTTAGTCCTCCTTTCCCTTGCTTTGAAGAACTTCTCTTTGACATAGAAGGTTCAAGTGAGGTTATCAACGCACCTTTGATTCTTATCCAG GTCACGCGTCTGAAATGTGGAGGGTTTATCTTCGCCATCCGTCTCAACCACGTAATGGCCGACGCGGGAGGTCTCTCACTCTTCATAAAAACGATTGGCGAGTTTGCACGTGGATGTCACGCTCCAACGATCCCTCCCACATGGGAACGTCACCTTCTAAGCGCCAGAGTCCCGCCACGTGTGACACAAACGCACCGCGAGTACGACGAATCGGCAGCAGCCGATGCAGAACCCGTCATTGGAGACGGGGAAACTCTTGTCAGCAAATCATTCTTCTTCGGCGGCGCAGAGATGTCAGCCATACGGAAGCTCCTCCCACCGGACATCGCCAACCGCAGCACCGGTTTAGAAACGCTGACGGCGTTCCTGTGGCGTCAACGCACCGCCGCTCTACGACCCGACGCGAACAAGGAGATGCGAGTCATATTCATCGTCAACGCGCGTCCCAAGCTCAAAAACCCAACGTTACCTCGAGGATACTACGGAAACGCGTTTGCGTTCCCAGTCGCAATCGCAAACGCCAGAGACCTAACGGAGAAACCGTTAGAGTTCGCTCTGAGACTAGTGAAGGAAGCTAAAGCGAGCGTGACTGAAGAGTACATGCGATCGCTTGCGGATCTTATGGTGACTAAGGGGAGACCAAAGTTCTTGGCGGACGGAGCCTACTTGATATCTGACGTTAGAAACTTTGCGGATATCGATCTCGGAGTTTGGGGTAAACCGGTTTACGGAGGGATCGGTAAGGCCGGGGTTATGGACTCTCTGGGGTCTAGCTTCTACGTTTCGGCTGAGAACAGGGAAGGTGAGAGAGGGATTCTTGTACCGGTTTGTTTGCCGGAGAAAGCGATGCAGAGGTTCGTGGAAGAGCTTGAGGCCGTGTTTAACGGTCAGTCTGTTGTATCCAGTGGAGGAAACAAAATCTATCGTAAACTGATCATGTCTTGtctgtaa